A genome region from Erigeron canadensis isolate Cc75 chromosome 3, C_canadensis_v1, whole genome shotgun sequence includes the following:
- the LOC122593197 gene encoding leucine-rich repeat receptor protein kinase HPCA1-like, which translates to MGERIGHLLLIILVFIQVWFSTAQNNDFTAMRALKDAWDNTPPSWEGSSDPCSDWEGIRCTNGRVTTIKLASMNLKGRLTGDIAQLTELQILDLSYNKDLTGSLTSAIENLKKLTDLILVDCGFNGPLPNSLGNLDSLIQMSLNSNAFTGPIPPSIGNIEKLYWLDLADNRLSGGIPVSNGGTPGLDMLLNAGHFHFGKNMLTGNIPERLFRSNMSLIHILFEDNQLIGPIPSTLGLVKTLEVVRLDRNFLTGSVPPSINDLIRVTDMFLSNNRLTGPMPNLSGLIVLNYLDLSNNTFDPSSVPSWFSTLESLTTLNMYSTNLEGQLPASLFRIPQLQNVDLRNNALNGTLNIGTAPSNQLQQVNLQNNQITDFTQRSQDSIEIILLGNPICTETRVDNNFCSLPRNTTPYSTLPNNCGTKFCTPPRVLSPNCRCSFPYTGNLNFRAPSFSDIGNSTIYDSLSDSLISSFQIFQLPVESISLSNPHKVFNEYLVIKLQIFPIEVKGFNRTGISGLAFSFSSQAYKPPPAFGPYVFSGENYDFSLAELGHKSSSGVVIGAAVGSCVLVVLLILAGIYAFRQKGRAERAYQESSPFALWDVNNGSGAVPQLNGAKAFSFGELSKYTNNFSESNNIGTGGYGMVYKGILLNGQIIAIKRAKLGSTQGGLEFKTEIELLSRVHHKNLVSLVGFCFDQGEQMLVYEYIVNGTVKDSLSGRSGIRLDWMRRLRIALGAAKGLQYLHDLADPPIIHRDVKTNNILLDERLVAKVADFGVSKSLGDANRTHVTTQVKGTMGYMDPEYYMTQQLTEKSDVYSFGVVLLELITARNPIEKGKYIVKKVKQAMDKSKELYNLHDVLDPIIGLTTQLKGLERFVDLSLRCVEETGDHRPTMSDVVKEIEGIMELNGFNPNAESAANSAEDFTTRGSDHLYTNDSLFAYSGDHFPTKLDSK; encoded by the exons ATGGGTGAAAGAATAGGCCATTTACTTCTTATCATATTAGTATTTATACAAGTTTGGTTTTCAACTGCACAAAATAATGATT TTACGGCTATGCGAGCTCTTAAGGATGCCTGGGATAACACACCACCTAGTTGGGAAGGTAGCTCTGATCCTTGCAGTGACTGGGAAGGGATCAGGTGCACGAACGGGCGTGTAACCACCAT TAAATTGGCAAGCATGAATTTGAAAGGTCGGCTTACTGGAGACATCGCGCAGTTAACTGAATTGCAGATTCT AGATCTATCTTACAATAAAGATTTGACCGGGTCTCTAACTTCAGCAATTGAGAATTTGAAAAAGTTAACAGACCT AATCCTGGTCGATTGTGGTTTCAACGGTCCACTCCCTAACTCACTTGGAAATCTTGACAGCCTCATTCAAAT GTCCCTAAATTCAAATGCTTTCACTGGACCCATTCCACCCTCCATTGGTAATATTGAAAAACTTTACTGGTTGGATCTAGCTGATAATAGACTCTCTGGAGGAATACCAGTTTCTAATGGAGGAACTCCTGGTCTTGATATGCTGCTTAATGCAGGGCACTT CCATTTTGGAAAAAACATGCTCACTGGTAATATCCCAGAAAGGCTTTTTAGATCCAACATGTCTCTAATCCATAT TTTATTCGAAGACAATCAGCTAATCGGCCCAATTCCTTCAACACTTGGCCTTGTGAAAACCCTGGAAGTGGT ACGTCTTGATAGGAATTTCTTAACTGGTAGTGTGCCGCCAAGCATCAATGATCTCATTCGTGTTACTGATAT GTTCCTGTCAAACAATCGATTGACCGGCCCCATGCCTAATCTATCGGGGTTGATTGTCCTCAATTATCT AGATTTGAGCAACAATACTTTTGACCCTTCATCTGTTCCTTCATGGTTTTCAACTTTAGAGTCTTTGACCACTCT GAATATGTATAGTACAAACCTTGAAGGACAGCTGCCTGCTTCCCTTTTCAGAATCCCTCAGTTACAAAATGT TGATCTACGTAACAATGCATTAAATGGAACCTTGAATATTGGCACTGCACCAAGCAACCAACTACAACAAGTCAATTTGCAGAATAATCAAATTACTGACTTCACCCAACGAAGCCAAGATAGTATCGAAATAAT ACTTTTAGGCAATCCAATATGTACAGAGACACGTGTAGATAATAACTTTTGTTCCCTTCCCAGAAATACTACTCCATACTCGACTCTACCCAACAACTGTGGAACGAAATTCTGTACTCCACCTCGAGTTCTAAGTCCAAATTGTAGATGTTCATTTCCATACACCGGAAACCTTAACTTCAGAGCACCATCCTTTTCTGACATTGGAAATTCGACAATTTATGATTCTCTAAGCGATTCTTTGATCAGTTCTTTTCAGATATTTCAACTCCCGGTTGAGTCAATTTCACTCAGTAATCCTCATAAGGTTTTTAATGAATACCTTGTGATCAAGTTACAGATTTTCCCAATTGAAGTAAAAGGGTTCAATAGGACCGGGATTTCTGGCCTTGCGTTCTCATTTAGTAGCCAAGCTTATAAACCACCCCCAGCCTTTGGGCCCTACGTTTTCAGCGGTGAAAACTATGACTTCTCGTTAG CGGAACTAGGACACAAGTCATCCTCTGGAGTTGTCATTGGGGCAGCTGTTGGCAGCTGTGTTCTTGTGGTATTACTAATACTTGCTGGAATATATGCTTTTCGTCAAAAGGGTCGAGCTGAAAGAGCATACCAAGAGAGCAGCCcatttg CATTATGGGATGTAAACAATGGAAGCGGTGCTGTTCCTCAGTTAAATGGAGCAAAAGCTTTCTCTTTTGGAGAGCTTAGTAAATACACAAACAATTTTTCGGAATCAAACAACATAGGAACAGGTGGATATGGAATG GTATACAAAGGAATTTTACTAAATGGGCAAATCATTGCCATCAAAAGGGCTAAGCTGGGATCAACACAAGGTGGACTTGAGTTCAAAACCGAGATCGAGCTTCTTTCAAGAGTTCATCACAAGAATCTTGTGAGTCTTGTAGGTTTCTGTTTCGATCAAGGTGAACAAATGCTGGTCTATGAGTATATTGTAAATGGTACAGTCAAAGATAGTCTATCAG GGAGATCTGGAATCAGATTGGATTGGATGAGAAGACTCCGTATAGCACTAGGAGCAGCGAAAGGGTTGCAATATTTGCATGATCTTGCTGATCCTCCAATTATACATAGAGATGTGAAAACAAACAATATCTTATTAGATGAACGCTTAGTCGCAAAGGTGGCTGATTTTGGCGTATCCAAATCTCTGGGTGATGCTAACAGGACTCATGTTACTACTCAAGTCAAAGGGACTATG GGATACATGGACCCTGAGTACTACATGACACAACAGCTGACTGAAAAGAGCGATGTTTACAGCTTTGGAGTCGTACTATTAGAGCTAATAACAGCAAGAAATCCAATCGAGAAAGGGAAGTACATTGTGAAAAAAGTGAAGCAAGCCATGGACAAAAGTAAAGAACTATATAATCTGCATGACGTCCTTGACCCAATCATCGGTTTGACCACTCAACTCAAAGGATTAGAAAGATTTGTAGATTTATCATTGAGGTGCGTGGAAGAAACCGGAGATCATAGACCAACAATGAGTGATGTTGTGAAAGAGATTGAAGGCATTATGGAACTCAACGGTTTTAATCCAAATGCCGAATCAGCAGCAAATTCAGCAGAAGATTTTACCACTAGGGGAAGTGATCATCTTTATACTAATGACAGTCTTTTTGCTTATAGTGGTGACCATTTTCCTACAAAGTTGGATTCCAAGtag
- the LOC122593198 gene encoding leucine-rich repeat receptor protein kinase HPCA1-like, which produces MVERIGHLLLIIMFFIQVRFSTAQNSDFTYMRALKDEWDNTPPSWEGSSDPCNGWEGIRCTNGRVTSITLASMNLNGGLGGDIAQLTELQILDLSYNKGLTGSLTPAIGNLKKLTNLILVSCGFSGPLPDSLGSLDSLIYMSLNSNGFTGPIPRSIGNLENLYWLDLADNRLSGSIPVSSGSTPGLDMLLHAKHFHFGRNMLTGSIPERLFNSNMTLIHLLFENNQLSGPIPSTLGLVKSLEVVRLDRNSLTGNVPPSINNLTGVFEMFLSNNQLTGRVPNLSGLSVLNYLDLSNNTFDPSPVPSWFSTLQSLTTLKMSSTSLEGQLPAALFSIPQLQNVDISNNALNGTLNIGTTPSNQLQQVNLQNNQIADFTQRSQTNGIEIILVGNPICTESGVTDSFCSLPTNTNNSYLTPPNNCVPTSCSSPQVSSPNCRCSFPYTGNLFFRAPSFSDLGNSTIYDSLRNSMIRSFSLSQLPVDSISVSNPFKNVDDYLVIKLQIFPSGEERFNRTGILGLGFSLSNQTYKPPPAFGTYFFIGENYDFLLGGSGAGHKSSNTGAIVGAVVGGCVLVVLLILAGMYAFRQKGRAERANQESSPFALWDVNNGSGAVPQLKGAKAFSYEELSKYTNNFSESNNIGTGGYGMVYKGSLPNGQLIAIKRAKQGSTQGGLEFKTEIELLSRVHHRNLVSLVGFCFDQGEQMLVYEYIVNGTVKDSLSGRSGIRLDWMRRLRIALGAAKGLQYLHDLADPPIIHRDVKTNNILLDERLVAKVADFGLSKSLGDANRTHVTTQVKGTMGYMDPEYYMTQQLTEKSDVYSFGVVLLELITARNPIEKGKYIVREVKQTMDKSKELYNLHDVLDPIIGLTTQLKGLERFVDLSLKCVEETGDQRPTMSDVVKEIEGIMELNGLNPNAESAANSAGDFTTRGSEHPYTNDSLFAYSGDHFPTKLDPK; this is translated from the exons atggTTGAAAGAATAGGCCATTTGCTTCTTATCATAATGTTCTTCATACAAGTTCGGTTTTCAACTGCACAGAATAGTGATT TTACGTATATGCGAGCTCTTAAGGATGAATGGGATAACACACCACCTAGTTGGGAAGGTAGCTCTGATCCATGTAATGGTTGGGAAGGTATCAGGTGCACGAATGGGCGTGTTACCTCCAT TACTTTGGCAAGCATGAATTTGAACGGGGGCCTTGGTGGAGACATCGCACAGTTAACTGAATTGCAGATTCT AGATCTATCTTACAATAAAGGTTTGACTGGGTCTCTAACTCCAGCAATTGGGAACTTGAAAAAGTTAACAAACCT GATCCTGGTCAGTTGTGGTTTCAGTGGTCCACTCCCGGACTCACTTGGAAGTCTTGACAGCCTCATCTACAT GTCCCTAAATTCAAATGGTTTCACCGGACCCATTCCACGCTCCATTGGTAATCTTGAAAATCTTTACTGGTTGGATCTAGCTGATAATAGGCTCTCTGGAAGTATACCAGTTTCTAGTGGAAGCACTCCTGGTCTTGATATGCTGCTTCATGCAAAACACTT CCATTTTGGAAGGAACATGCTCACTGGTAGTATCCCGGAAAGACTCTTTAACTCCAACATGACTCTAATTCATCT TTTATTCGAAAACAATCAGCTAAGCGGTCCCATTCCTTCAACACTTGGCCTTGTGAAATCGCTGGAAGTGGT ACGTCTTGATAGGAACTCCTTAACGGGGAATGTGCCACCAAGTATCAATAACCTCACGGGTGTTTTCGAAAT GTTCCTGTCAAACAATCAATTGACCGGCCGTGTGCCTAATTTATCAGGCCTGAGTGTTCTCAATTATCT AGATTTGAGCAACAATACTTTTGACCCTTCACCTGTTCCTTCATGGTTTTCAACTTTACAGTCTTTGACCACTCT GAAGATGTCTAGTACAAGCCTTGAAGGACAGCTACCTGCTGCCCTTTTCAGCATCCCTCAATTACAGAATGT TGATATAAGTAACAATGCATTGAACGGAACCTTGAATATCGGCACTACACCAAGCAACCAACTACAACAGGTCAATTTGCAGAATAATCAAATTGCTGACTTTACTCAACGAAGCCAAACAAATGGTATCGAAATAAT ACTTGTAGGCAATCCTATTTGTACAGAGTCAGGTGTAACAGATAGCTTTTGTTCCCTTCCTACAAATACTAATAATTCATACTTGACTCCACCAAACAACTGTGTACCTACATCCTGTAGTTCACCTCAAGTTTCAAGTCCAAATTGTAGATGTTCATTTCCATACACCGGAAACCTTTTCTTCAGAGCTCCTTCCTTTTCTGACCTTGGAAATTCGACAATTTATGATTCTCTCCGCAATTCTATGATCCGTTCTTTTAGTTTGTCTCAACTCCCGGTTGACTCGATTTCAGTCAGTAATCCTTTCAAGAATGTGGATGATTACCTTGTGATCAAGTTACAGATTTTCCCATCTGGAGAAGAAAGGTTTAACAGGACTGGTATTCTTGGCCTTGGGTTCTCACTTAGTAACCAAACTTATAAACCACCCCCAGCCTTTGGGACCTACTTTTTCATTGGTGAAAACTATGACTTCTTATTAG GGGGATCAGGTGCAGGACACAAGTCATCCAATACTGGAGCTATTGTTGGGGCGGTTGTTGGTGGTTGCGTCCTTGTGGTATTACTAATACTTGCTGGAATGTATGCTTTCCGTCAAAAGGGACGAGCTGAAAGAGCAAACCAAGAGAGCAGCCCATTTG CATTATGGGATGTCAACAATGGAAGTGGTGCTGTTCCTCAGTTAAAAGGAGCAAAAGCTTTCTCTTATGAAGAGCTTAGCAAATACACAAACAACTTTTCGGAATCAAACAACATAGGAACTGGTGGATATGGAATG GTATACAAAGGAAGTTTACCAAATGGGCAGCTCATTGCCATCAAAAGGGCTAAGCAGGGATCAACACAGGGTGGACTTGAGTTCAAAACCGAGATCGAGCTTCTTTCAAGAGTTCATCACAGGAATCTTGTGAGTCTTGTAGGTTTCTGTTTCGATCAAGGTGAACAAATGTTGGTCTATGAGTATATTGTGAATGGTACAGTCAAAGATAGTCTATCAG GGAGATCTGGAATCAGATTGGATTGGATGAGAAGACTCCGTATAGCACTAGGAGCAGCGAAAGGGTTGCAGTATTTGCATGATCTTGCTGATCCTCCAATTATACATAGAGATGTGAAAACAAACAATATCTTATTAGATGAACGCTTAGTTGCAAAGGTAGCTGATTTCGGCCTATCCAAATCCCTGGGTGATGCTAATAGGACTCATGTTACTACTCAAGTCAAAGGGACAATG GGATACATGGACCCTGAGTACTACATGACACAACAGTTGACTGAAAAGAGCGACGTTTACAGCTTTGGAGTCGTACTATTAGAGCTAATAACAGCAAGAAATCCAATCGAGAAAGGGAAGTACATTGTGAGAGAAGTGAAGCAAACCATGGACAAAAGTAAAGAACTATATAATCTGCACGACGTCCTTGATCCAATCATCGGTTTGACCACTCAACTCAAAGGATTGGAAAGATTTGTAGATTTATCATTGAAGTGTGTGGAAGAAACCGGAGATCAGAGACCAACAATGAGTGATGTTGTGAAAGAGATTGAAGGCATTATGGAACTGAACGGTCTTAATCCAAATGCCGAATCAGCAGCAAATTCAGCAGGAGATTTTACAACTAGGGGAAGTGAGCATCCTTATACTAATGACAGTCTTTTTGCTTATAGTGGTGACCATTTTCCTACAAAGTTGGatccaaagtaa